Part of the Zea mays cultivar B73 chromosome 4, Zm-B73-REFERENCE-NAM-5.0, whole genome shotgun sequence genome is shown below.
tcatatatacatatgtgtaacatgtatataatcaagcgccacaattaagcactCCCCTAAACCGACGTTTGtctggtcatgctctcacatctcaccttaccttgagcgtcgatccattcaaaactgaatggcctaaaaaataacaatacacatgtatgcaattcccttcccaggttgtgggttagtattctgaactaagccacctagtagtccttaatttagggcttaacagaggatgtcgctagcattatagtttttcaaatctgtttttttttcaaaaccaaacaatgtatttagttgaaaataggttttcgaaaccaaaactttgttttaaaaatatgtatgtgaccgtattatacttaattcagctccgataccagctgtcgcagaacctcccaagttatcgggctcacatgcacctgtccttgtctcaaagacctcatacagctatgcatgtgcaccaaataacttaacatgatctgtccgagtgccccgaggaccccggataaacgacttaccgccaagatcgcaagattaagtaaacacaaatcacacaccaatatttgcagcggaaataaattaTTTATTACAAAatggttacaagttacaacatttacaagttatagcaagattacaatatatatcatcggagttggttacaaaagaaattgattcaaaaagattacaatttgaatgtataaaacatttataagttttaaaatacatgctagcttaagtgacaatcctcaataaagaagctAAAGATGGGATACACCTAtataagaaggtcgagcccaccggcacttagcagcatccacaacagaacaaaaTTATAACCTAAAAAACAACAggaaataaaaccctgagtacgcaattactcagcaagacttacccgactaaagaaaagactctcaagggtatgctggtttattaggaatcaaggtaaagcttatcaaatttcaaagactcattttgcagaagagcttactagtagtggatccttatgccaaaattttactttacaggttaagtacttttcctgaatctagatttgcctaatctagagcattcacttgtcctatacTAGCTTTATTTTAGCAGCTTTAGTTTCAGTTGTTATCTACGATGCAGGGcagtgatccagtcttcatatccgagaagtaacgacgatccgaatcgattaatactcagctgaggatctccaaccacacgacatatgtagcacttaacccttgcatatgtcaactcgcccacgggttactcaagaccagaacgggttcacgTGACCCGAGAGCACAACACTCCACCGTCCAGCCATTGGCCTAGTTGGCACACGTTATTCTCGCCATGGTGCCCGCCATGTTTCCGAGAGTACAGCACCCCACCTTCCagtctcttgccacagagggtacaagctactctcgccatctctccactcccagtgcgtgcgagctgttttggtattggtccgaccgaggcaaagcttacccatgatgaggcatgtggccagttaaagggtcctagatcagcaggccaacaatcggaacggtccttaatcgacacagacgggcgacctttccttctcaacgtctggtctcatcTTATTATTTAAGACCCAAACcatgtacctggcagaggtacaataCTTGAATAATGAATTCATCATCGCGAGTGATGCCTTCATTACTGCAAGTTTCTTTTTCATAAAACCCATATCCAGTGTTACACAATATTCTTTTAAAAAGGAACAAGTTTTAATTTTTTAGGCAGGGCTAAGCCTCATTAgttctttttgtaaaacaggtatcaaggaggataatcaaattccaaggaatggcaatgcatcaactgtttcatcactcaactcctatcacctaatgcagcatataagtgataaaagttttaaaacaacaaggaggtggcaaatgcaccggggcttgcctgggataaacactacgttagtgttgcTAATTGACGACCACTTGGTGAGCGTCTTCCATCCTGGCACTTGGTTGATTCATCCATTTTAgcttcgtccatcagcatcacttGGAGATCAATTCCACTCGTCTTCCATAGCACGTGATCAattaacgtacctaaatgataTGTATGATGCACATGAGCATGAGCATGAGCACGAAGAGCATAAGATAGATAATCTATGTTAAAGAGGATAAATATTTAAAACAAGTCATCACAACACCTAGGAGCACACTATGTGAAGATATTACTAAGTACCATAAACGCATCTTTTACACTTAAGTATATCTAACTCAAGCATCGAGCAATCATAAGACTACACACAAGTCTTAAGCTCATGGACTAGAGCACACTGCCAACGGACTAACACTATTATTAGCACTAATGAACAACCCATTATTTATAATTATAAGGACACAAGAACACTGGTAAAGCTAATTCTATGTTGTAAGTATCATGACCAATGGGTTATCAATAATTGAGTTACATGATCATACCTATAAAAACAAAACCAGTCAACTACAGTCACCATTCTATTCTACAGCAAAGAAGACAATAAACCTAATTGAGAACATGCCCAAGGCAGTCAACACAACCAAACATTAATAACCCATTGATGATTTTTGTTACACTATATTAGCCAATACAATTGGCTCAATCCACTACAGCCATAATAGGTGCAGATCTGAAAATTAGCCGCCCAACTTCATTTATCAAGACAAGAACTAACTAAATCTAGGTGTCCATACAAAAGAAACTCTAAGTAATCATTTTAATACTTGCTTATTTTGGACAGCAAAACATCAGCTATTTGTTtagctcataactcacaaaatattcaTCCTAAAATgataaactaggactttctggaaagcttataaagtccttTACACCTTTGGTATTACCATCACAACAAGATTCGAcctttagaaaggtcaaacagaaCTAAACATAAACtctatccagatttggacagaattcgactacttacttcaaaaattcataactggagTTTCCGACATCCAAataaggtgatcctagactttttagaaagctagtagaattgtctacaattcatttataaacatttCATGTTAATTCCATACATATCAAAGTCAGTTAATACAAACAGActtctctgtccagatttggacagattcaaactCTATAGTTCAAACAGCTGTAACTTGGTctctagaccaccaaaaagggtgctccaaaatttgttggaaagcttaagaaaGGTACTACAATTCTACTATAATTACTAAGGGCTGATTCTCAGTTTAATTTATTCAAACAGGGCAATTTTCGAAATCAGTACAGCATTTGGACAGATTCTGAAACTagacttggaaaattcataactcctaaactattAGACCTAtgtctgtcaaattttaacacaagcgagATAATGAAGTTATCTCCAACTTTTATGTATGACATTTCTACAGAAAATATAGTTTAGTTCATTAAACAATCAGCACGGTAAAAACAGTACATGCAGTCCAAAATATCAACTATCTTGTTTTAATTTATACTTAGCACCTACACATTATTTGACTCGTTCTCTAAATCATCTCATTAGATTAACTTGCTTGACGCCTAAATAAACAGCATATAGCATAGAACTCTacagtacaacttgaacacctaaGAACTTAAAGTACTCGCATATATACCTCCTCGAATTATTCTCCGACTTCAACCGAAATCGAAGCATCGACACTACTTGCTTCCAAATAAATTTTTGGGCAGCGACGACACTTGTATAGGACCTCTAGCCAATCAACACAACATTTAACCACTCAATGGCATACATATTTATCGACGCACTCTTCACACCATAAACTACATTTTAACTTAATCCTTACTACCGAACGACACATCTCCTTTATTTTTCTCATCACCCCACACATACAAACACATCATCAACTAAATCAAATGAGTAAAATACACATCAAACAACCTTGCCGATCAGATTTGAGTTGTGCATGTGCTGTCCATGGACTTGGGATTTTCGTCGAACACGCGATGCACGAAGCACGACATCGACAACGAGATGCAAGCAACGACATATACTAGTTTTAAAATTTTATCAAACACAAGGGACTCAAGAGCAGCAAGGGCAGCGAGGTTTCACCGGAGTTTGTGACGTCGCGCAGGGGCTGTGCAGATCAAGTTGGAGCTCGCTGCGGTATTTCATCGAACACGTCGAGGGCGCGACACGATGGGGTTTCATGGTTGCTGTTGTACCGTGGTCGGGCATGAGGATAATCTGCACAGGGCCAATCAGCAAGATTCGAGCAGGGATAGATGGAGTAGAGTTAGCGCTTGACAAACCTAGGGCAGGAGCAACCGGCCATCCAACGCAGGGGGCAGAGGTGAGCACCAGGGAGGGCAGCATGGCCAGCATCCATGGAATAAGACTCAGCCACCAGTTATAGGAAGGGGCAGCAGCTAGAGGATGAGGGCGAGGGGAGATAGGAGACGGGTGGCCCGACGGCGTCCATGGTTGGGGCAGAGCGAGCTCAGCGACGGCGCCCTGGCAAGAGGAGATTGGGGAGCTCATGCGCCATGGGAGATGGTGGTCGGCACTGGCGTTCAGGAGCAGTTGCGGCTGGTGGAGCAGCATCGGCATTTCCGGCGTTGGGGACTAGGGCGCCAGGGGAGGGGCGACATGGCGAACTGGAGACCGACAGTGGGGTTGAAGCCGTATAGAGAACCGATGGCGCTGGGGCAAGATGGAGGACAAGCTCGGACGTGGAGGTAGGAGACAGGGCACGACCGACACCTTCTGGAGATGAATTCGTGGGCACCGGTGAGAGGATAAGGAGGTCACGATGCCTCCACACGTCAAAATAagaagggaaatttggatccataccattaaaagatcaccactttggatccataccattactatctcacttacatgtgggtccacatgagtcaatgacatgtggggtccatggtatatatctaaagtttggatcttttaatggtatagatccaattgttccaaaTAAGAATAGAGGGAGAGGACACGTAGAGGATAAAGAAAAACTCAGATTTTCTTTCTCTCTTTTCTAAACAAATATACGTACACAAATAAAGTTATAGAAATTAGGTTTAAAAGATATAGAAATGGTTCGCACCAACCCAAGATCAACGAAAATATTTGGACAAGATTTGATTTGGTGAATACTATGGAGTCAAATGAATTCTTACCCATATTTGTATTTGAAGATTTAGATCGAGAAGAGAAACACACGGACTGAACCAAACAAGATCAGCTTCGATATTATAGACGGTGCTTAATTTGATTTGATTCGAAACCCGATAAATTTAATCCACAGTCTGAACACAGAAACAGATTAATTATGAATACTCATTATTGGCTCTAATTATCTCGGTCCGATTAAATTTTGCCTCACTTCTATCGTCTAGTTCCAATTAATTTGTTCGGGATAAAAATCGTAAGAATgggtcgagcttccgaattcgtattctctTAATTCATAAATTTTAAACAGACACAAGACTCGATATTTAGCAAAATAAATACGCGAGATCAATGTGACATAAAAAGTGTGATCCTTTCGGAAGCGACCACACGCATCGTTCACGTGGGCGAGAGGTTGTGCGCTGTCCAGACACCGGTTAACGCTCGCCACACGTCACAATGCCAGGCCGCAGAGGTACGCGCACGACGCAGGCGTGAGGGAATTAAAAATGGATTCTACAGAACCAGATCCGATTTCAAAGGGTAGAGTTTGGGCAAGACGTCGATGGCTCAACCCAAATGATACTGGATTCGATGTTTCGAAAGATTACTGAAGTCTGAATTTTTTGCAAAATAAATTAGGACAATTTAAGCAGATGGAGACAgacacgatatcaaaatcgtgatagacgaggatgattaaaatttagtgacCTTTACATTCACAGCTATCACGTGTTAACGTCCGCGCTCGTAGTCGAGTAGAcgataaacaccaggggtgttacagaggcCTTGTAAGATTAGGCCATTAGCGCGCTCGACTTGGCCATTGGTCCGTGGGTGTGCCACAGTACACCATTCGACGCGGATGTTGAAGTCGTAGCATGATTGGAGGAATGGTTCTCCCATAAACTTAGTTCCATTATCGATGATGATGGAGTTGGGTTCCCTAAATTGATAGATGGTGTCACAAAAGAATGTGACAACCTCTAACGACTTGAGCTTGGCGATGGGCTTggcttcgatccacttggtgaatgtaacaccccgtccaatccctggaccgacagtacttactcctggcagctctctaggatcatatatcgtccccacataccaacacaggtcttttgtgcgcactttgtcctca
Proteins encoded:
- the LOC103653441 gene encoding uncharacterized protein, which gives rise to MPMLLHQPQLLLNASADHHLPWRMSSPISSCQGAVAELALPQPWTPSGHPSPISPRPHPLAAAPSYNWWLSLIPWMLAMLPSLVLTSAPCVGWPVAPALDYPHARPRYNSNHETPSCRALDVFDEIPQRAPT